Part of the Nicotiana sylvestris chromosome 2, ASM39365v2, whole genome shotgun sequence genome, atatatgtataccgagccttatagggccggaaaactattttacttactatattgagagaattgagtcagtatcagcaggtaagcatatcttcagattatctttgacttccagctacttgcagttattatattatcagttcagtttcagctttcagtatattgccttacatactcagtacattatttcctactgatgtcccttttctgggggcgctgcatttcatgcgtgcaagtCAGTCAGACagacgagtaggcctcttcaataagtgttgcccgagctCAGCTtaatcggtaagctccatgccgttcggagtttccgggtctagagccttatgtatatcttgtatatatatgtatatatgtcatgagtaggATGGATAGCCGTTCCGATCATAAAatatccattagtagaggcttgtagacatatcttgccagttagtgcagtatgttagGCTTTTAGgctttgtatatatatttggttggtttgtctgTTGTAATAAATATGACGGCCTTGTTTGCCAAGCTTTATATCCATATTTAGTCAGTATTCGttgttgtcttgcaatgtggctcatggccaaaagtatgacatcatatgttcggagtcccttagttgcaagttggtacgcaaggataggtaaggcgctgggtgccggtctcgctcccccaagttcggggcgtgacGATTAAGCCCAAACGTCACACATATTATTATTAAAATACCAAAATGCAAGGCAAGTAATACACTATAAATATACATTTATTGCCAATTATCACCTCTCTAAAAACTGTCATATGGAATACACTCTTTGGTAGAACTGATACTAGGTAACCACTCTAAAGGACTGCTATTTAGGAATTATTCAATGTATTATGAATTTGATTTTCCTGTTCAATTCTTTAATACACAAATATCTTTAATTGCTTTGAAATTAAGATTTTTTAGTTAAAATTTGGTAGAATACCTAAACGGCTACCTAAATTTGGCTCATTTTTTCAATTAGCTATCTCAATTAAGCGTTATACATATTGGCTACCTGAACTTATGGACTAACGTATCTATTAAATATTGCTTACTTATCTGGAACAAATTGTGAGTGCCACTTATATTGAGCGCATGAATTACTAATTTTTGGGCTGCCATGCCTTTATAACGGTAAAAAATAGTAATTTTATGTCAACTCCTTTTATAAACCCACCAACATATaatcataaattttattttttctgtttcttcgcTCTTCGTACATTGCTGAAGAAAGCGCCCTAACTTTTCTCATCTTCTCTCTTTGCAAATCTGCCATAGTAGACCTACTCCCAGcataaaaccctaatttttcacTATTAAAGCTTTAATTTTTATCATCTTCTACTCTATTCTTAGACAACAATTATAGAGCTCAAATCCTATAATTAAATAGTGAAAAAATGATGTATTTCTGTCGATGTGGGCGTGTTGCATTGTTTCAAACATCATGGACTGATAAAAACCCATATCGCAGGTTCTATTGCTGCCACTTAGGCGAAGTAGTGTATTATATCTATTATTTTGATAAATCTTTAGACCCTCCTCAAACCGCAATTTTTATTTATTGTAAACTCCTTGTACATGTAAATTCTTTATATGGCATGATGATCAGATGCCGGAGCAAACAAGGAGAGTGATTCTGGTCTTTTGAATAAAGTTAATACCTATGAAAAAAAGAGGGTTAGGAAAAAATGGATAATTATTGTACTTGTTGTTCACATAATCTGGACTTGATTTAGGGATTCTACTTAATTTATTGTAGATTATTGGTATGTATTATGGGATGGAGCTAAGGCAATCTAGTGGAAGGGTCAATGTAGTTTGCAATTTTGCCTTCTATGTGCAGATTGTGTACTGAAAAAATGCATCATTTAATATGAATCTTCAGATTATATTTTAAGCTCTATTTTGACAGAAATTTTCAGCCTGTATTGGATTGGTAATTCTTGATGATGAATAACAATGATAATGAATAATGACGAATACAATCACAATTACTCAATGGCAAATCCAGTAGATATATAGCTCATTATAATGAGCTCCAAAACAAAATAAACTAGTCAGCCAAGGCAGGTTGCATAAACAAAATTAAGGTTTTAATTGGTCTATTAAGTCTGGCTATTTTAATCTCCTAACAACTTCCAAATATTGACTAAAACAAAGACTTTCCTACATAAACTACTTGACACTTGTTCCTCTTTCATGAAGCTGTAGTTGTGTTGCTTCTTCTAGTTGACACTCTCATATGTCGTAGCTGGGTAGTTGTTACTACCTTTCTTCCCTTCTATTTCAAGCCATGTGGTTTAAAGACAATGTCAATATTGGTGTCAGATGCACTCTTAAAAGAAGTTGCACCCATGATAAGTCTTTCAGCAGTGTACCAGCCTGAAATATCCCAAATATTTTCAGTAAGCATCACATTCAGATAAATTTAAAAAGTCATGGTTTACTTACATTGAATATTGTCCTGGATATTTCAGGGTCTACATATAACCCATAACCAGTTTGTTTTTATATCTTTTGTCCTCTAACTCCTCCTCCAACATCAATTGGTTCTCTCACTGGAATATATGATCCTCTGCATCCATCTTCAGAAGCACATCCCCTTCCCCTCTTCATTCCAGCAGTAGTATCCTCCCTATTCCCTTGCCTCTTCCTCCAGCCGTAGTACCCCTCCCTATTCTTTTGTCTCTTCCTCTTATTGTAGTATTACCCCTCTCtattcctctgcctcttccttCAGTATTTTTTCTAACTGCTGGTGTGTCATGGCATATCGATATTGGGACATTATTTGAAGCCTGTTGGCTTGATTGAGCTTATTGTCTTGACTGAGCTTGTTGTCTTGATTGAGCCTACAATTTATATATGTCAGCCTACATTTTACATAATAATGAGAATAATATAAAGCATAAATGTACTTACCATTCGTGGGCAGTGAGTTTTGTTATGTCATTGTTGATGACATTTCGAGCAAGTCATTTTAACTCTTTTCTTGGACCACTTCCCCCACTTCTTTTTAGGTTCATTTTCAGACTTTCTTCTATACCTCTTGGGTCTTCCTACCATCAcctttggatttggaggttcaaTTTTGATATTACTAGTAGCATGCCACATGTTCATGCTTGACATTGGTTGAATAACATACTTATAGGCCTGAGAAAATAATCTTTTCTATACCACTTTTCTACATGCTTTTCAGATTTTTCATTTGTACATCGATAAGCACATATTGCATGGTGACATGGAATCATTCTCAACATCCAAGATCTATATATACATGTTTTATTCACTGTGTCAACAATGAATGTGAGATTTTCCTCTCCAATCTCAAAACAGTATCACCATTAAATAAGATATGGCATCTCCTTGAAAGTTCTTTACTGTTGTCTAATAGTAGCCTGGACATTAGTGATATATATGAAATTTATGTAGTAGCAAAATTTTCTTATATCTAGATGCCTAGTCATAATTTTTTGTCTAATCTCTTCCAGCGTGCTAATGATTGATTTGTTTCTAGGCCTTAGTATCCAAGAATTAAAAGTCTGCATATATTATTCTCAACTGCATCACACTTAGAATGCTCACTAAAATAATTCCTACACCAATATTCCTTGTTATAGCACAACAATTCTTTACATATATCCTTCCCAAGCCTGCCCAAAGAAGCTAACTCTGCTTTAAATTTTACCTCACATGATGAATATACAAAAGCAATTAAAAACAAGATCAAAGGTAaataaaaccagtaaaaacacaaaaatagtatATGTGGATACCTTTTGCATGTCTGACATGACAATCAATCCTTCTTCCTTGCCTAACTCAAGATTTGAAATCAAGTGCTTAATGAACCACTCCAAGAATGCTTAGTTTCTGTGCCTACAACAACCCAAGCTATTGGATATATCCGTTGGTTCACATTCTTCCCAATTACAACAAATAGTTCTTCTTTACAAGCACCTTTGAAGAAGCACCTATCAAATCCTATTATCCTTCAATACTCCTCAAGCATAAAATTACACAAACAGATTCTTCCCAGGCTCTGTTTCCCTATCAGTTCTAATCCAACATGAGCTTCCAGGATTTGTTTGTTTAATCATATTAGTATAATCACAGTTTTGAAAATTTCTCTTTTCAGTCACCCATAAATTATCTAATAACTTTCATTTTAGTCCTGTAACACATAGATCTTCTAGCATATAATCCCAATTTATCCCTGACTAAATCCTGAATTTCTAGGTTGAAATGTGATTACGTTCTTAAATTTATTGGTAATGAATTTGAAAGTGCACAACTTATTCTTACGATATATGGGGCACTTATGGACAAGGTGGTAGTTCTTGACAATAAAATCACCAGAAGTAAAATTAATACTAGCAAACagtagccatttacatttcaccCTAACTCTTCTTGAAACATTAGGCTACAATTTTAACTGCATTTTGAATTCAATTGCATATTCAGCTACATCTTTTCTAAATACCTCAGTATTTTAAAAAACCATGCCAAGTTCAAATATGGAAACTTCACAATCTGAATCAAACCTTACCTTGTTGCTTTTCCTTCTTCTAGGCAAGTCAACCACTTCTTCACCATCTGGATCTAACCATCTTGGCTATCATCACTACCTATGTAGCGGCCTCCTTGGGAGGGTGCTACTTAGGAAACAAATCTAATTTACTACTTATAAAATAGGTTAAAAAGATATTAGttaaaaatattcaaaataattTAGTAGCGAAAATAGGCCCATGCGAAAAGGTTCAAAgtgcaatatttttttttgaaaatacacttcataattttattttaaatgaaatacaatgtcAGAATATCAACATAAGTGATAACACCCTCCTTGAACAATCAACATGGAagggcatagaaatgagcctgaccaccacctgatcgacctacCCCTCTAGGGCGGCCCCTGGTTGCCTGACCTCCagccctagctggttgggcgggtggtgaagtaactggagtagAAGTCGAGGGTTGATCCCTCTGCGGAGACTGACCATCAcgaagacgaggacactacctccttaTATGCCCAAATTCtgcacactcatagcaactccccggtactggagatggggactgaaaggAACCCCTGGCActggaatgaccagtagaaggacctggcatggaagaaccctggactgatggagcacgagacgagctctgagctgggagggcactAATTGAtaactggccctgctgagatccatgataaccatgacccaaaGATGCCCCACGGTAACCTAGGCGAGCTGAATGGGCCTGTCTGGAGGAACAacctctgccctgctggaactgacccctcgaaagAGCACTGCTGAAACTACCAGATcgccgaggcctcttggcctccctctcctttcgCTCCTCCGGCAAACTGTCTCAATATCATGGgtgatatcaacaacctcctcgaaggtagcacccgtcaccctctctctagtcatgagaatccgaagctgatatatgaggccatcaacaaacctcctgatcctctctcaatCCGTGGGAACCATCCAAACTGCATGTCGGGATAACTCAGAGAAccacatctcatactgcgtcactgacatctccccctgacgcagctgctcaaactgcctgtgcAACTCCTCTCAGCGCGACTGTGGTacgtactcggatcaacaagttcgcccgacaagaatttcaagaacatgatgtttttcctaaagtttctgcagcctctcgaggataaatacagacatctccgtaccgatccgcgagactctactaaaccggctcatgactcgtgagacctatgtaacctaggctctgatatcaacttgttacgaccccaaacatcggtcgtgatggcgcctatcacattactaggcaagccaaccagtCAACTAACCATAACCCATTCCTTTAGTAATAAACCATTTTCAATTCGAGATTTAAATACTGATTTCATAATAAACGTGTAGAATAATAGAAATTATGCGGAAGTCAAAATGACAATAACTACATAGCCcaaatgatctggtgtcacaagtctagagcctctaattaCAAGTCTGAACAACCTACTACATAGATAGTCTAGAAATACGGAAAATAATAAGATAGAGGGGAGAAttcagggctgcgaacgccatgcagctacctcggaATCCCCTAACAGAAGCTGAACCAGTTGAAGAATGCTCACTCGGCCACACGGGCTCCTGGATCAGCACACATGGTGCatgaagtaatgtgagtatgccaactcagtaagtaactaaagtaaataaagactaaagaTAGTGACGAGTAGTTTAAACATATAACTGAAAATAGCAACAGGATAATAGCTCAACTtaacagtttaaaaccagtttcgtcataAAATTCACACTTTCAGTTTAAAAcatgaaatcatatacttagcagtATTTCCAACAGAGGCTTAGTTTAAAAAGAAGAGTGAAGTAATGAAAAAAGCATAACAaggcctctcgggcaaggaatcacccagaatatggcccctcgggctgcctctcagtcactcgggaCTCAATTCTCGTCACTTAGTGCTCACTCTCAACACTCTGCTCATATATACCTCattataatagaaatcatagtaaccgttgcggcatgcagcccgatccatgtatTTATAGTCGTCACTTAGTCACccagcatgtgcgtcaccgcatttatcaaaacaagtcaaataccggggttttgtacccttagttccagatttacaatggttacttacctcgaaccggtaaaaatactactctgcgacgactttgcccctcaaattggacTCCGCTCAtgtcgaatctatcaaaaattagaatgaatacgtcacaatatgccaagggaacaaagcccaagcgaaaacaaccaaaaaataccaaaaatcccgaaattagcaaaactcgagcctcgggcccacttctcgaaactcagaaatttttacaccaatagattcctcatctccccacgagtccatacataccaagaatacaaaaatcggagttcaaatggcccctcaaatcctccattaaaggtctcttaaattcaagccctaatcctccatttttagccctttaatcccattaattacagccttaattcatgaaattctaccatagaagtgtgttttaggtccaaaatccttacctcaatggaGTCTCTTTgatttccctcttcaaaatcacccaaagcttccaattccgagttcaaaaatggttaaacccttcaaaaatcgcgaaggatgaaatatataccttctgcccagtccTTTTTGCATCTGCGACACTTTAATTGCATctgtggtaccgcatttgcggtctaccctccgcttctgcggaattcacttaagggaccaaaaccgcatctgcgggtGCACTCGCCACATCTGCGGCTCCGTAGGTGCGGGCCCTCTACCGCATATGCTGTCCCAAACTTTTATTccaaaaccgcttctgcggttcttccCCCGCATATGCGacaccacacctgcggtccccaaaccgcaggtgcgaaaataccagaagcagcaacttcAGCAGTTGCAATTACACTTCAACTcttccgttaaccatccaaaatcaccccgaggcctccgggaacTCAACCAAAAGTATCAACATAactcaataccttattcaaactttatCCAATCATCACAACACCTCAAACAAtgtcaaatctaccaaatcacatcggattcaagcctaagtttctaaaatcttccgaaatacgcttttgatcaaaaacccaaccaaaccatgtccgaatgacctgaaattttgcacacacatcccaaatgatacaacgaagccactgcaactctcgaaattccattctgacccttatatcaaaatctcatctatcaaccggaaatcgccaaaatatcaacttcgccaattcaagcctaattctactccgaacctccgaaacattccgatcacactcctaagtcataaatcacctcctgaagctaactgaaccatctgaactcatatccgagccctctaacatataagtcaacatcctgttgacttttccaacttaaaccttcttaaaagagattaagcatctcaaacttcaccaaactcctTCCGGACTCaatccgaccaacctgataccataaaacacagataacgaagcataaagaagcagaaatgaggaaacacagagtggtaactcatgagacgactggccgggtcatcacacttGTATAGTCTTCATAAAAGTTGTAGATCTATGTCTTAGCGTTTCAAAACATCTTGAATCATCTCCATCTCAATTTGTAACAAAGCGTTATGCTAAAATTACTAACAGTAGTACATGGAGTATTTCTAAAACTGGAAATTGGGGTAGCACCTGCCCTGTACTTTCTGATCCCTTATCAGGTAAATACCAACAAAACTAGATTTTGGTTCCTTCATAAGAGTTATAGATTTATGAAATAGCTTTCCAGAAAGTCCTGGATCACTTAAATCAGAGCTCTGTACAACAAGATATATAGAAATCACTAATAGATGTATAGTGTAAAAACGAGTTTAGAAACTTACCACAAAAGAGAGGAGCAACTTGATCTTCACCAAAAAACGAAATTTGTTGGTTGATTTAGTAGAAATCTATGGTTGTTTCATGAAAGTTTTAGATGCTAAGAagtagagagagagggagagagagagagacgagTTCTTTTCTTAGTCTTGAAGAATAAAAAAATGGGAAGTTTATGGAAGACTAAGTTAGTCAAAGTTAACTTTAAGAATTTTGgataaatatgaaataaaaatagTTCCCCAACTACTAAATATTCTTAGATAAATACAAAAGATTGGCAATCCAAAAACTTAATTATATACTGTATTTAATAACAACtcatcaaaataatattaagtgttaCATATAGCAACACCATGGAACTTCTTTGTCAATATTAACACAATCTAAAGtaagaaattttcatatattGAAAATTTCACATTTAGGAAGTGCAAAGTAAAATATCTCGTCGTTGTAAAAATGCTCAATCAAGAAtacaaataatataaaaaaaattggggTCTTATAACTCTCTCCCCCTTAAATAAATTTCATCTCGAAATTTACCTTGTACTAGTCCCGAAACAAATGTGGAATGATTTCTCCAAAGAACCTTCACTAATGGGATTCTCTTATTTCTAAGCTCTTTTAACTCACACGCTATGATTTGGATTGGTTCTTGTTCATATGTCAAATCAGGATTAACCTCAATAGACTCAATAGGAAGAACATGAGATGGAtttgaagcatagaaacatgaaagacGTTGTGGATCTTACCTAATTCAGGTGGCAAAGCTAGCTTATATGCAACCTAACCAATTCTCTCAAGTATTTCATAATgtccaatgaatcgaggactaaGTTTATATTTTTGGCCAAATCTCATAATCTATAGGCATGCCTCCTTATGATGCTTTATATGGAAGAAAATGTAGAACGCCTCTTTGTTGGAACGAGGTTGGTAAAAGAAAATTTGTAGGTCCTGAGATTGTGCAACAAACTGAAGATAAGGTGAAAATCATCAAGGTTCGTTTGAAAATTTCTTCAAACAGACAAAAGTCTTATGCTGATCTTAAAAGGCATGAAATTGAGCATCAGGTGGACGATAAGGTATTCTTAAAGGTTTCTCCATGGAAGAACTTGATTGGTAGCTATTACTGTAAGTAAATTCTATGAGGGCTAAGTGTTTGTCCCAACTACCCTTAAACTCAATAATGcaggctcgaagcatatcctctaaGATTTGTATTACCCTCTCAGACTGACCATCTTTTTGTGGATGGAAAGCGGTACTAAAATTCAACCTGGAACCCAAAACTTCTTGCAAGCTAGACCAAAATTTTGATGTAAACCTCGGATCTCTATCGGACACAATAGAAACAGGGATTCCATGCAACTTCACAATCTCATTAATGTACAATTCTACTAAACGTTCTAATGAGTAGTCCATTCTGATTGCCAAGAAATGAGCACTCTTAGTTAGTTTATCTACAATGACCCAAATTGCATCATGATTTTTTTGAGTGCTGGAAGTCCAGAAACAAAGTTCATCGTTATCCTTTCCCATTTCCATTCAGGTATTGACAAGGGTTGCAGTAAACCAACCGGGACTTGATGTTCAGCTTTTATTTGTTGACATACCAAGCATTTAGAAATGAACTCTGCAATGTCTCTCTTCATACCACTCCACCAGTAGTGCTCCTTAATGGTCCGATACATTTTAGTACCTCCaggatgcattgcataaggtAAACTATATGTTTTAATCAAGATCTGCTTCTAATTAATCATCATTAGGAATACACaacttatttttataaaataaggtACCATCTTTCTTTAATAAAAAATCTGATTCTCTTCCATTTTGGACTTCTTCAAACTGTTTCACAAGTTTCTATCTAACTACTGCGCTTCTTGGACTTTCTCAAGTAAGACTGGCTTGACTTGCAAATTAGCAATGATAGAACCATTAGAATTAAATGAAAGGCAAACATTCTTGGCTCTTAGTTCAAGAAGCAAAGGCAAAGGACTTAGAGTTAAACTTACAAGGGAATTGCGACTCAATGCATCTGCAACCACATTGGCTTTACCAGGATGATAATCAATCGTGCAATCATAATATTTGATGAGTTCAAGCCATCTACATTGTCTCAAGTTTAACTCTTTTTGTGTACCCAAGTACTTCACACTCTTGTGATCAGTAAATATGTGACACTTCTCTcctacaagtaatgcctccaaatttttaaggcaaaaaCAATGGCAGCAAGTTCAAGATCGTGAGTGGGATAATTCAACTCATGCGATTTCAACTTTCGAGAGGCATAAGCAATTACTTTCCCttcttgcatcaaaacacaacccaaGCCACAGTGAGATGCATCACTGTTACCACATAATCTTTTCCTTCAGCTGGCAAAGAATGTATTGGAGCTTGTGTCAACAAGGCTATCTTGACACTTGTCATCCCAAACAAATTTGGCGTCTTTCCCTAAAAGTTTGGTCAAAGGAGAAGCTATAATAGAGAAGCCCTTCACAAACCTCCTGTAGTATCCTACTAAACCTAAGAAACTTCTTATCTCAGTTGGAGTTTTAGGGAGTTTCCAATCAACAATAGCTTGAATCTTACCAGGATCAACCTTCACACCTTCAGTTGATACAATGTGCCCCAAAAAAGCCACTTCAttgagccaaaattcacatttggaaagCTTAGCGTAGAGTTGTCTCTCTTTCAGAATTTGCATGACAATTCGGATATGCTTATCATGATCTTCTCTATTCTTGGAATAGActaaaatgtcatcaataaacaccACCACAAATTGATCGAGATAAGGCTTGAATACACGGTTCATTAGGTCCATAAATGCAGTAGGAGCATTtgttaaaccaaatggcattaccaaaAATCATAATGGCCATACCTGGTCCTAAAAGCAGTTTTAGGAGCATCTTGCTCCCTCACGCACAACTGATAATATCCAGACctcaagtcaatttttgagaataagCTGGCACCCTTCAGTTGGTCAAACAAGTCATTGATTCTAGGCAGTGGGTATTTGTTTTTGATTGTTACCTTGTTTAGTTGTCGATAATCAATGCAAAGCCTAAGAgtgccatctttctttttcacaaataaaataGGAGCTCCCCAAGGCGAAATATTGGGATGGATAAAACCTTTCTCAAAAAGTTCTTGCAATTAagccttcaactcttttaattcAGCTGGAGCCATTCTATAAGGAGCGATAAAAATAGGAGTAGTTCCAGGGACAAGATCTATAGGAAATTCAATCTCCCTTTCTGGAGGCAACCCAAGAAGATaatcaggaaatacatcaggaaagtcgCACACAGTTGGTATGTCATTAAGACTTGGACTCCCCAATCATGTATCGACTATATGATCAAGATAGGCATCACAACCTTGACAAATCATCTTCCTTTCCAAAACCATAGAAATAATATTAGATGTCAATGATCTTTCTCCTTGAACTACCATGTGTGAATATGTAGGAGTTCTAAATGCCATTTGTTTCAACCTACAATCAACCAATGCATGGTGCCTATGGAGCCAATCCACGCCAACAATAACATCATAGTCTTGGATGGGCATTTCAAGAAAGTCGGCAGGGAAGACCAGATTTTGAATCATGAATGGAAAATCTCGGTAAATCCTATTAACAACAGCTTGATGACCTAATAGACTCGTGACCAGCACATCAAAGTCAAGTCTCACAGATTTAACCGTATCAGGAAATGCAAGTGATGAGCAAACATAAGAGTGCGAAGATCCCGGATCAAATAGTGTAACAACAGATATGCCAAATAAGTGAAATTTACCAGCAACCATGTCTGGACCATCCTGGTCATTCTTCTGTTTCATAGCATAAACTCGTGCAGTAGCTCTTGACCCACTAGCCTGATTAGCTCCACTCGAACCCGCTGCTTGCATATTTCGAGGTCTAGCACTGCTATTAGCTTGAGAATGAGTAGTGATAGGCTTTTGAACTGAGCCTTCTATATGTTTATAAGAAAGAGGATTAGTATTAGGACAATTCTTCACTTTATGATCCATACTTCCACAATTAAAACAAGCACCAAAAGCTCGTCTACATGCACCATTATGATTCTTCCCCCACTTTGCAGAATTAGGTGTATGAGTTTTGCCTTGGCCATAACTTGGAGTACTAGCAGTAGAAAAATGACTTATTCTACTTATGATGTAATGATTTATGTGTACTCTCGGTCTTGAAATAGTCAAACTTTCCCTTTTTGGATGGATCGCCATAATCTGAATTACCCTTCTTAAACTTGTTTTCTCTCCTACTAGCTTCTTCCTTGTCAATTCTTTCCCAAGTAAGTGCAGCTAAAATTAACTTGGAAAAATCCTCAAGTTGTAAGATTGCCACAGATTTTCAAATTTAACCATTCAAACCTTCTTCAAATCTTCTGTACTTGTCTCTTTCACCATCAATAATACCTCCAGCATAGCGAGAAAGCTTGGGAAAGTTTTGTTGATACTCTGCAATAGACATACTTCCTTCTCTTAAATTCAAAAACTCTTTCTTTTTAGCATCACAATAGATGGGGGGGGGGACATATTTTGCACGAAATGATTTCACAAAGTCATCCCAAGTCAGCACTGGAGGTTTTGCTTTTGCATT contains:
- the LOC104222983 gene encoding uncharacterized protein, with translation MAIHPKRESLTISRPRVHINHYIISRISHFSTASTPSYGQGKTHTPNSAKWGKNHNGACRRAFGACFNCGSMDHKVKNCPNTNPLSYKHIEGSVQKPITTHSQANSSARPRNMQAAGSSGANQASGSRATARVYAMKQKNDQDGPDMVAGKFHLFGISVVTLFDPGSSHSYVCSSLAFPDTVKSVRLDFDVLVTSLLGHQAVVNRIYRDFPFMIQNLVFPADFLEMPIQDYDVIVGVDWLHRHHALVDCRLKQMAFRTPTYSHMVVQGERSLTSNIISMVLERKMICQEREIEFPIDLVPGTTPIFIAPYRMAPAELKELKA